The sequence below is a genomic window from Lelliottia sp. JS-SCA-14.
ATATCCTTTGCGCTCACCGAAGGCGACATCCAGATCTGTTTCCCGCTGCGAAGAATATCCCGGACGTCGACATGTTTATTTGCCAGCAGCGACGAACAATCAATATGGTTATCTTTCACGACGTTAATCGAGTAAATGTGCATATACCGGCCGGGGATCATATTGAGCTGTTTTTCCACCGTGAAATCGCACACTTTCCCGACCAGACCCGCGGCCTGCTGCGTGGCAGAATGAGCATCGTTTAAAAAACCGTCCAGAATATGCTGTAAATAGTTCGCCTCGTCCTCGATATTTTTTTTGTTATTGTTCTGCATGGCGATCAGCGCCAGAGACGCGGTCACCATTAACGTCAGCAGAAAGGTCAGACACGAGGCGATAACCCTGTTCTTTTTTGTTCTGAGAATATATTGCTGATACATGGGGTTATTTTTCTTATACGCGTGGCAGGGCGAGGCAGTCTGTTAATGCTCGGGCTGCATATATTCCTGATGGAAATGCTCTTTGCTGAGAGGGCGAGAGAAGAGAAAACCTTGTCCATATTTCACCCCGTGGCGCAGCATGGTGGAGACATGGGTATAGTTTTCAACGCCTTCGATAATCACGTCGATATCGAGCTCATTGATGTAATCCAGCAGCAAAAACGTGTGATCGATATTCGCCGACGCCAGGCAACTTCTGTCGAGCTTAATATAGTCCGTCGACCAGACGGCGAGCCGGGCTTTTAGCGTATCCAGGCCATCAATCCCATCCCAGGCAAGATGAATTCCGGCATCACTGAGCTGCGCAAGATTTTGCCTGACCGCATCGTCAGGGCAATCAACGCTGTCGGTAATTTCGAAAATGAAATGTCGCGGCGAAAGGTGGTTTTGTTGCATCAGGTGAATGGCGCGCGCCGCGTAACCGGCGTCGTTCAACTGCACCTGCGAAATATTGAGAGTAAACAGCTGATACTCGCGCAGTGCCTGCGGCTGACGGGTGATAAATTTAAACGCCTGCGCCATGACGTAGTCGCCCATCGGCAATATTCCGCCCGTCTCTTCCAGTTGGCTGATAAAGAGATTCGGCGGCACGATATTGCGCCGATGGGTGCCGCGCACCAGCACTTCGCCGCCAATGCAGACGAAGCGCGAGAGATCGAAAATAGGTTGAATGACAAAATCGATGCCAGCATCGAGCCTGTTTTTTTCGACACACTGGACGACAAAATGTGTACTTTTTTCCATGCCAGCCTCATAGCCATAACGTTACCCGTTTAAAACGACACAAAGGGCGTCAGACTTAAACGGGTGAGGCAAGATGGGAGCTGTCTGGCCTTAGCCTGCGAGGATTTTGTTTTTACCGGTTTTTTTCGCCTGATACAGCAGCTGATCGGCCTGAGCGACCACGTCAGACAGCGACGCCCCGCCCATTTTGCACAGCCCGGCGCTGAACGAAACCCGCAGATCGGCTTCGCGGAAACTCCGCGTGTGCACTGAAATTCGCCACTTTTCGAGGTAACTTTGTGCCTTTTCCACCGAAACATCGCGGAACAGCACGGCGATCTCCTCGCCGCCGTAACGATAGAGCGTGATATTTTCCAGACCCCGCAAGCGTAACCCCAGCTCAGCGAGGGTTTTCAGCACCACATCTCCGACCGTATGGCCCCAGGTATCGTTGATTTTCTTGAAATTATCGACGTCAATCATGGCGATATGGGTATTGGCCAGGCCGTTATAGCGTTCTGCATCGTTATCAAACGCGCGGCGATTTGCCAGACCCGTCAGCCCGTCCGTCAGAGCATCCTGGGCGATCTTTTCCTGCCTCTGCTGGGCGCTGTGGATCTCCTCGAACAGCAGCTCCTCAACGGCGGTCTGCTTGATCGTGCCATTTCTGATGCCGTTGGTGATGCGCATGTAGATGGTATTCAGCGCCGCGCGCAGCACCCACCAGCAAAATAAAAGAATGACCTGGGTGAGCACCATTCCATAGAGGACCTTGATGCTGCCGTGGCGTACCAGCTGTTTCATCTCGCTTTCGGCAACTTCCTGGACGACAAACCACTCCTGCGGCCCGATGGTGCGATAAAAATAGTAATATCCGTTCAGAAAGAATTCGCCGCGAAAGGCATTCGCGTTGCGGGCGATGGCCTGAAGGGTGCTGTCCGCAATGTTATAACCGGGGCTTATGACCATCTGGCCCTCTTTGGTCATCACAAAGGTTCGGCTTTTCATCGGCGGGTAAGTGGCATTGAGGATCGCTTCGCTTTTTTCGGCGTCGAGATTGAGTGCCAGTACGCCGTCGTTCGAGCCGTCGACGCCGTCGATGACGGGGAGTGAAATCGTCAGTACGCGCTCTTTGTGGGTGAAAATATCGTTGGTCACGCTGTAATGGGCAGTGTCGGTGTCCTCAACGGCGATGCTGAACCACGGCTCTTTGCGCGGATCCCAGGTCTCTTTACTCTCGATATAGGGCAGGCGAGTGTAGTGACCATCATTACTGGCATGAATGATTGAAACGGCATCCGGCATGATACGCAGACGTTCGATCAGCCAGTTTCTCAGCGCTAAATCGTCATGTTCTGATGTACTGAATTTATGCTGATCCGCAGCGGTACGCGCCATTTCGCGCACAATATCTTCATAGCCGCTGAGGTATTTATTAAAAAACAGCGTGACGTTATTGATATAAAGCCGATTTTGTCTTTTACAGGATTCTTTAATATCAGCCCATTGTGCCAGCGTGATCAGGAAACAAACGATAACCAGAGTAATAGACAGGGCTGAAAAACAGATATTCAGCGGCTTTCGGAAATTCAAGCTCGTGATCACTGATGGCTCCAGGTTTTGACCAAATTAGCTGACATGGGACGCACACAAAAATTTATCGTAATAAACAATAAATTAACATTATTCGAGGGTACTCAGAGGATCGTACCTGCACCGTTTTTAATTGTCAAAGTCGATCGAATATCTGTTATCGATCGATAAAAACAATCACTATAATGAGGTAGAAATATAATTACGGGCTATAGTTTGGAGGAAGAAATAGGGAGTAATGGGAAATAATATTACCCGAAAGGCGGAAATAAAATTTCCCGTGCAAAATAATAATAGCGAGATTATTCGTTCTTCAGATCATATTCAATCAGCTTCCAGTTAACCGGATAACCATTCTGCCAGGGCATGGTGTCACCCTTTTTCACATTCACCACGTTGGTGACCGCCGGATTATCAATTTGCCAATAGCCGCTTTGCGGACAGGCATTTCCGCTAGAACGTTTTATACCTAATGGGCTTCGCGAAGAGTTTGTTTGTGAACTGTAGGCTGAAACTGTAGCCATGGTGAGATTGCTACTATCAATTTTCATCATTAAGCGTCCATAATTTATACATCCCCTCTTTTAATGCGACAAAAAACAAACAGAACTTAACACTTCATTTTCATTATCTATTCATATAGTTATCGTGAATGGGTTTATATTGCAAAGCGTGGATCCATTCGCCACAATAGCCCTATTATTGGATGAAAGTTGAACAAATATGATCCCTCGCGTTTGCCGTTTTCTGTTTTGCCTCACCTTCTTACTGAGCGGTAGCGCCATGGCAGTGAACTGCCAGCGAGCCGTAACGCCGCTGGAAAATACCATCTGTAATAACGACAACCTGCACTGGCTCGACAGCACCTTGTCCGTGGTTTATCAGCAGGCGGTTCATCAGGAAGGGGTGGCAGGAAACGACAAAGAGTATCGCGACTGGGAAAAGCTGCTGGAAAAATGCACCACCGATACCTGCATTGAACGCGCGTACTACGCGGGGATCAGCGCGCTTTCCGATACCAATCGTGATTTCAAATGGGAAGGAAAATGGTGGAACATGCTGGCGCCCAATATGAGCGGCGGGGTGATTCAGTTTAGCCGTAGCGCCCAGTGGAGCGAGACCCTCGATATCCGCGCATGGGCGGGCCTGAACAAAGATGAGTTCACCGCCGAGGCGCGCAAACTTTACGGGATGCTGGTGGTGGAGCGGGTGGTGGACACCACCAACTGCAAACTGCTGCTGATCCCCAAAAACGACGGCTCACTGCAGGTCTACAGCAACTCGGACTGGGGCTGTCGCATGTCGATGCCCGCCGGGGTGTTCCTCGACGGCGCGTACCAAATGGCCGAAAGCGATCCGCGACCAAAAGCGACGCTGCTGACGCTGGGGATTTTCCCGGATGCCGCCCTCGACGACAAATTCCGCGCGCTGGTGGGCGACGATTACCAGAACTTCGTGAATAGCGCGAATGTTTATATTTATCAGGATGATATCGACAACATCGGTGCCCGCGTGATCTCCATGTGGGTGCAGGGCTCCGCCAACAAACGCACGGCCATCGTGATGTACACGCCGAAAGGGGAGATCTGGGCCGGGCGGATTTCACCCGCCAAAGAGGGTGGGTTGATGTTTAGCTATTACAGTACCGACGGCAGCGATCAGCGCAAAATGCCCCGCACGCTGGCGGGGTGGAAGTTGCGGTTTTTGGATGAGTAAGGTGAGCGGCTGCTTTGCTATGGATGCTGATCCATTAAGCATTAGAGGTGGTTCCGTTCACCTTATGTTCAGCAGAATATAAAACCTGTATCACCTGTGAACGTGACAAGGGGGCTGCGCGGCCCCCTTGTCAATCCCCGCGCCCCGCCATGAAATCGGTGCTTCGCACTGCGCTCACCTCCCGGCCATCTGCCTGCGGTCGGCTCGACTCGACATCACTGTCTCGTTTCGCCTCTGGCCGCCATCCCTGGCGTCCAGCCCTTGTCATCTGGCCTCCGGTTCGCCGATTTCTGCGGGGACCCACACCGGTGCCACATTCATACGGCTGTGAAGGTTGAGGGATCGCGAGTCCGGCTGAAAATCGCCGAAGCGTTTCCTGGAGGCCGGGTCGAGGCGCAGGGAAGCGCCGAGAGGGTGCGACCTGCATGGATGCAGGATCGCGCCCGACCCGAAAGCCGCAAGGAATAAGCTGAGGGCACCGCGAAGCGGCGATTTTCCTGACCGGGAGCCGGGATTGTAAAGGGCGCGGCGGCGAGCGCCCTTTACACGTTCACCGCAGAGAAACAGACAGGAAGCAGAGGATATGAAGTGAACGGAACAATTCCACTAAGCTCATAAAAGGATTAACCGGCATGATTGCCAAACATGATCTCACGACAACGTCCCCACAATCGTCAAATCACTATCATCCGGCACCTCGTTATACGACAACACATTCAAATTGCTGGCAAACAAACGCCCATAACGTGAAATCAACGGTCGCAGCTGCGGCGTCACCAGCAGCAGCGGCGGCATCCCTTTGGCTTTCATCTGCTCCTGAATGATCGGCATCGTGTTCTGCAATTGCGTCAGAATGTTCGGGTCCACCGGGAAGCTATCCAGCGCCACTTTTCCGCCCTGCTGCGACTGATTCAGCGCCCCCAGCAGCATATTCTCCAGCGCGTTATCAATCGTGTAGGCCGACAGCTTCTGCCGATCGCCATTGATGTTGTGAATAATCGCGCGACGCAGGGCATAGCGCACGTCGGAGGTCAGCAGGATCGGATCTTTGGTCACCGCCGAACTCTCCAGCAGCGTCGAGGCGATGGTCACGATATCTTTCAGCGACACCTGCTCCAGCAGCAGCTGGCGGTAGATCCGCAGCAGCAGGCTAAAGTTGAGAGCGTTCGACAGATCCTCGGCCAGCTTCGGCGCCTGTTGCGCCAGGCGGGAGTGCAGGTGAGTGATGTCGTCGTAGTTAAACAGCTCCGGCAAATGCTCGCGCGCCACTTTGTTGACGTGCGTTGCCACCACGCTGGCGCAGTCCACCACCTGATAACCCAGGTTCAGCGCTTTGGCTTTCTGCTCCGGATCGATCCAGACGATCGCCATCCCGTAGGCCGGATCCGTATCCAGTACGCCGTCGATCTCGCCGTACAGCTCAGACCCCGGGATCGCCATCAGTTTTTCGGCATACACTTCCGCCAGCGCCGTGCGGATGCCGTTGATATAAATCGCGTATTGCGCGGGCTTCAGGCGGAAGTTTTCGCGAATGCGAATCTCCGGGAGCAGCACGCCGCACTGCTCGGACACCACCTGGCGCACCCCGCGAATACGTTGCGACAGCGGGCTGCCCTTGGCGGAGTCAATCAGCGTCACCAGCTTGTACCCCAGATTCAGGCCAATCGGCTCCACCAGCGGAATACTTTCCCAGTTAATCGCGGGCGCGGCGTCCTGGCCCAGCGCGTCGGTGATCGCCTCGTAATCGGTCTCTTCCTCGGCGGGTTTAACCACTTTGCTCTGCCGCCAGGCGGCAAACAGCAGCAACCCGGTGAAGCACAGAAACGCGATGTGCGGCATGCCCGGAACAATCGCCAGAATAAACATGACGAACGCGGCGGTGTAGAGCACATGCGGTTTGGCGAGCAGCTGAGTTTTGATCTCGTCGCTGACGTCATCGCCGTCGCTCACGCGCGTCACGATAATCGCCGCGGCGGTCGCCAGCAGCAGGGAAGGGATCTGCGCCGCCAGGCCGTCACCGATGGTCAGCAGGACGTACTGCTGGAAGGCGTGGCTGGCATCGAGATCGTATTTGAAGATACCGATACAGATCCCGCCGATGACGTTAATCACCAGCACCATGATCCCGGCGATGGCATCCCCGCGGACAAACTTCGATGCCCCGTCCATCGCGCCGTAGAAGTCGGCCTCTTTCGACACCTCTTTACGCCGATCGCGCGCCTGTTTCTGGTTAATCAGCCCCGCATTCAGGTCGGCGTCGATCGCCATCTGTTTGCCGGGCAGGGCGTCGAGGGTAAAGCGCGCCGAAACTTCGGAAATACGCTCGGCCCCTTTGGTGACCACCACAAAGTTGATGATCATCAGGATGATGAAGACCACGAAACCGACGACGAAATCGCCGCCGATCACCACCTGTCCAAACGCTTCGATGACCTTACCGGCGGCGCCTTCCCCCTCGTGACCGTGGAGCAACACCACGCGCGTGGAGGCGACGTTCAGGGTCAGTCGCATCAGGGTGGTGATCAGCAGGAGCGTCGGGAACACCGCAAAATCGAGCGGGCGCTGCATGTTCACCGCCACCAGCAGGACCGTCACGGCCAGCACGATGTTGAAGGTGAACAAAATATCCAGCATCAGCGGGGACAACGTCAGCATCACCATCGCCAGCACGCTGAGCAGCAATATCGGCACGCCGATGCGGCCCTGACGGAGAATGGCAAGCATCTGCTGCGACTTACTGTTCGCCATGGGTTTTTAATACCTCTTTTGGAATGTTGATCTGCCTGTTCAGGCTCGGTTTGGCCTCAAGCTGGCCGGTGCGCCAGGATTTGAGCTGCATGACGTAGGTCAGCACGTGCGCAATGGCGCGAAAAAGCTGAGCCGGGATCTGCTGGTTCACGCGCGTGGAGTGGTACACCGCGCGCGCCAGCGGCGGAAACTCCACCACTTCAATCTGGTGCTGGCTCGCCACTTCGCGGATGTAGAGCGCGATATCATCAACGCCTTTCGCCACGATGTAGGGCGCCTCGGCTTTGTTCGGATCGTATTTCAGCGCCACCGCGAAGTGGGTTGGGTTGGTGATGATCACGTCCGCTTCCGGCACGGTGCGGTTGATCTGGCCCATCGCCATCTGGCGCTGGAGCTGGCGGATGCGCCCTTTGATCTGCGGGTTACCGTCGTTGTTTTTGTACTCTTCTTTCACCTCTTGCTTGGTCATGCGCATCTTTTTGGTGAACATGAATTTGGTCAGCGGCACGTCGAGCAGGGCAAAAATCACAATCACTGAAATAAAGTAGATCAGCACATGGTGAAAAATGCCGAAACCGGCGTGGATCGCCTGGTTGAGGTTGAGCTTCTGCAGATGCAGCAGCGGGTTCAGCGAGCTGTGCACCATCGAGTAGAGCACCGCCAGAATCACCCCGCACTTGAGCATCATCTTGCCGACTTCAACGAAATGGCTGGCGGCGAACATGCGCTTGATGCCGCTTAACGGGCTGATTTTTTTAAAGTCCGGCTTCAGCTTCGACATCGTGAAAATCCAGCCGCCGGGGATCAGACTCGCCACAATACAGGCCAGCGGAATCGGCGCGAGGGTGGCGATAAACCGCAGGATCACCGAGACGTTGAGCATCAGAAACTGGCTCAGCGCGCCGCTGTCGTCCAGCCGCCCGGCCATCATGCCCACCGAGGTAAAGGACTCGCTAATCAGCTGCTGGTAATAGGGAAAAAAGCTGCTCAGGGTAATAAACGAAGTCAGCAGCCCCACCGCCATGGTCAGATCTTTCGAGCGCGGCAGATCGCCCTTTTCCCGCGCTTTGCGCAGTTTCTGGGGTGTGGGTTTTTCGCTCTTATCTCCGCCCTGGGCCATCAGTGGCTCCTTACGGCTTCGAGCCTGGCCAGAATTTCATTGGTCAGGTTGAGATAGTGGTCGGGAATATTGGTCATCATCATCGAAATACAGAGCAGGCCAAACAGCATGCTGATAGGAAAGCCCAGCGAGAACAGGTTCAGGGTGGGGGAAATACGGTTCAGCAGGCCAAACCCGCCCTGCACAATCAGCATCACGAAGGTGGTCGGAATGGCGATTAAGGTCGCCGCGGACATGATCCAGCCCAGGCTCTGGACGATTAATAATAATGTTGGTTTATTAATCGCCTGGCCGATGGGCCACCAGACAAAACCTTTAAACAGGATCGTCACCACCAGCAGATGCCCGTCCATGATGAAAAACAGCAGGCCGCAGAAGGTGTAAATAATCTGCGAAATCACGGTGGTCGAACTGCCGTTGACCGGATCGTTCATCATCGCCATCCCGAGGCCCATATTCATCGACAGAATATGTCCGGCGGTCTGCAGGGCGACAAACACCAGATGCATCGCCATGCCAAACAGCATGCCCCACAGCATCTGCTCGCCGATGAGCAAAATGGTGCGCACCGACAGCAGCCCGGTGAGCAGCACTTTTTCCGGCAGCATCGGGGTAATAATCACCGACAGCGCCAGCGCGAGGGCCGCTTTGATGCGTTTACTAAAGGCGCGGTTGTCCAGCACCGGGCAGAAGTGGATAAACGCCAGGATGCGCACAAACGGCAGAACCAGCGCCATCAGCGGGTTAATCAGGGTGTGGATATCAATGCCCATGGCCGTCAGCCTACCAGCGCCGCCGCCTGGTGAAAGATATTGACGGTAAAATCGACCAGCTGGGTCAGCATCCATTTGCCGCCCACGATCAACACCGCCAGCGTCACCAGCAGACGCGGCAGAAAGCTCAGGGTCTGTTCGTTAATTTGCGTGGTCGCCTGGAAAATACTGACGCACAGGCCGACGATCAGGCTTGGAATAATGGCCACCGCCGAGATAATCAGCACCAGTTTGATGCCGCTCGCCATGATGTCACCGGCAATATCCATCGTCACCATGGCTATATCCCTTGCACGCTGGAGGTGAGCGTCCCGACGATCAGCGTCCAGCCGTCGCAGAGCACAAACAGCATCAGCTTAAATGGCAGCGAGACAATCAGCGGTGAGAGCATCATCATCCCCATCGCCATCAAAATACTGGCAACAATCAGGTCGATGACCAGGAACGGAATGTAGATCATAAAGCCAATCTGGAAGGCGGTTTTCAGCTCGCTTAACAGGTACGCGGGGGTGACCACCGTCAGATCCTGCTCGCGCGGATCGCCCGTGACTTTGGCGATGTCCATCATCTGCGCCATCGCTTTATTGCTGGTTTGCGCCAGCATGTAGTGCTTGAGCGGTGTTTCCGCTTTGCCGAGCGCCTGTTTCATGGTGATTTCGTCATTCTGAAACGGCACGATGGCCTCGTCGTAAATCGTGGTCCAGACCGGGCGCATCACCAGCAGCGTCAGGGCCAGCGCGATGCCGGTGAGGATTTTATTCGGCGGGCTTTGCTGCAACCCGAGCGCCTGGCGCAGGATCGCCAGCACGATGATAAAGCGCGTAAAGCAGGTCATCATC
It includes:
- a CDS encoding EAL domain-containing protein, which produces MEKSTHFVVQCVEKNRLDAGIDFVIQPIFDLSRFVCIGGEVLVRGTHRRNIVPPNLFISQLEETGGILPMGDYVMAQAFKFITRQPQALREYQLFTLNISQVQLNDAGYAARAIHLMQQNHLSPRHFIFEITDSVDCPDDAVRQNLAQLSDAGIHLAWDGIDGLDTLKARLAVWSTDYIKLDRSCLASANIDHTFLLLDYINELDIDVIIEGVENYTHVSTMLRHGVKYGQGFLFSRPLSKEHFHQEYMQPEH
- a CDS encoding sensor domain-containing diguanylate cyclase; its protein translation is MARTAADQHKFSTSEHDDLALRNWLIERLRIMPDAVSIIHASNDGHYTRLPYIESKETWDPRKEPWFSIAVEDTDTAHYSVTNDIFTHKERVLTISLPVIDGVDGSNDGVLALNLDAEKSEAILNATYPPMKSRTFVMTKEGQMVISPGYNIADSTLQAIARNANAFRGEFFLNGYYYFYRTIGPQEWFVVQEVAESEMKQLVRHGSIKVLYGMVLTQVILLFCWWVLRAALNTIYMRITNGIRNGTIKQTAVEELLFEEIHSAQQRQEKIAQDALTDGLTGLANRRAFDNDAERYNGLANTHIAMIDVDNFKKINDTWGHTVGDVVLKTLAELGLRLRGLENITLYRYGGEEIAVLFRDVSVEKAQSYLEKWRISVHTRSFREADLRVSFSAGLCKMGGASLSDVVAQADQLLYQAKKTGKNKILAG
- a CDS encoding lysozyme inhibitor LprI family protein encodes the protein MAVNCQRAVTPLENTICNNDNLHWLDSTLSVVYQQAVHQEGVAGNDKEYRDWEKLLEKCTTDTCIERAYYAGISALSDTNRDFKWEGKWWNMLAPNMSGGVIQFSRSAQWSETLDIRAWAGLNKDEFTAEARKLYGMLVVERVVDTTNCKLLLIPKNDGSLQVYSNSDWGCRMSMPAGVFLDGAYQMAESDPRPKATLLTLGIFPDAALDDKFRALVGDDYQNFVNSANVYIYQDDIDNIGARVISMWVQGSANKRTAIVMYTPKGEIWAGRISPAKEGGLMFSYYSTDGSDQRKMPRTLAGWKLRFLDE
- a CDS encoding flagellar biosynthesis protein FlhA, which encodes MANSKSQQMLAILRQGRIGVPILLLSVLAMVMLTLSPLMLDILFTFNIVLAVTVLLVAVNMQRPLDFAVFPTLLLITTLMRLTLNVASTRVVLLHGHEGEGAAGKVIEAFGQVVIGGDFVVGFVVFIILMIINFVVVTKGAERISEVSARFTLDALPGKQMAIDADLNAGLINQKQARDRRKEVSKEADFYGAMDGASKFVRGDAIAGIMVLVINVIGGICIGIFKYDLDASHAFQQYVLLTIGDGLAAQIPSLLLATAAAIIVTRVSDGDDVSDEIKTQLLAKPHVLYTAAFVMFILAIVPGMPHIAFLCFTGLLLFAAWRQSKVVKPAEEETDYEAITDALGQDAAPAINWESIPLVEPIGLNLGYKLVTLIDSAKGSPLSQRIRGVRQVVSEQCGVLLPEIRIRENFRLKPAQYAIYINGIRTALAEVYAEKLMAIPGSELYGEIDGVLDTDPAYGMAIVWIDPEQKAKALNLGYQVVDCASVVATHVNKVAREHLPELFNYDDITHLHSRLAQQAPKLAEDLSNALNFSLLLRIYRQLLLEQVSLKDIVTIASTLLESSAVTKDPILLTSDVRYALRRAIIHNINGDRQKLSAYTIDNALENMLLGALNQSQQGGKVALDSFPVDPNILTQLQNTMPIIQEQMKAKGMPPLLLVTPQLRPLISRYGRLFASNLNVLSYNEVPDDSDLTIVGTLS
- the flhB gene encoding flagellar biosynthesis protein FlhB, whose amino-acid sequence is MMAQGGDKSEKPTPQKLRKAREKGDLPRSKDLTMAVGLLTSFITLSSFFPYYQQLISESFTSVGMMAGRLDDSGALSQFLMLNVSVILRFIATLAPIPLACIVASLIPGGWIFTMSKLKPDFKKISPLSGIKRMFAASHFVEVGKMMLKCGVILAVLYSMVHSSLNPLLHLQKLNLNQAIHAGFGIFHHVLIYFISVIVIFALLDVPLTKFMFTKKMRMTKQEVKEEYKNNDGNPQIKGRIRQLQRQMAMGQINRTVPEADVIITNPTHFAVALKYDPNKAEAPYIVAKGVDDIALYIREVASQHQIEVVEFPPLARAVYHSTRVNQQIPAQLFRAIAHVLTYVMQLKSWRTGQLEAKPSLNRQINIPKEVLKTHGEQ
- the fliR gene encoding flagellar biosynthetic protein FliR — its product is MGIDIHTLINPLMALVLPFVRILAFIHFCPVLDNRAFSKRIKAALALALSVIITPMLPEKVLLTGLLSVRTILLIGEQMLWGMLFGMAMHLVFVALQTAGHILSMNMGLGMAMMNDPVNGSSTTVISQIIYTFCGLLFFIMDGHLLVVTILFKGFVWWPIGQAINKPTLLLIVQSLGWIMSAATLIAIPTTFVMLIVQGGFGLLNRISPTLNLFSLGFPISMLFGLLCISMMMTNIPDHYLNLTNEILARLEAVRSH
- the fliQ gene encoding flagellar biosynthesis protein FliQ produces the protein MVTMDIAGDIMASGIKLVLIISAVAIIPSLIVGLCVSIFQATTQINEQTLSFLPRLLVTLAVLIVGGKWMLTQLVDFTVNIFHQAAALVG
- the fliP gene encoding flagellar type III secretion system pore protein FliP (The bacterial flagellar biogenesis protein FliP forms a type III secretion system (T3SS)-type pore required for flagellar assembly.) → MKPLLRAVAPALLIAGLLFSPQLFAANGDITLFSSATTDGGQDYNVKIEILIMMTLLGLLPVMLLMMTCFTRFIIVLAILRQALGLQQSPPNKILTGIALALTLLVMRPVWTTIYDEAIVPFQNDEITMKQALGKAETPLKHYMLAQTSNKAMAQMMDIAKVTGDPREQDLTVVTPAYLLSELKTAFQIGFMIYIPFLVIDLIVASILMAMGMMMLSPLIVSLPFKLMLFVLCDGWTLIVGTLTSSVQGI